One Lytechinus pictus isolate F3 Inbred chromosome 12, Lp3.0, whole genome shotgun sequence genomic region harbors:
- the LOC129272998 gene encoding protein sidekick-2-like gives MRAKIDIHEAKYGPWSENVTQQTLEEAPRGLVDGIISKSERVDSDPYKRNVRLSWKGLGVDSSSVSSPSLRYGVVIRSLQRNWTTNGTSITIPDLNMFSKCCGSIHAFNSGGNGERATFCIPDNSSVPRIPSVNFTSHPTSILVSIYTPKLPNGVIRKYEIRWKEDCSTCLDSWSNMTFNVTSKDWLAPNSLIEQDISLLQPSAWYIIEIEVFNKEGSSKRSRRLKTGLNAPSAPPRNVTITTVKDEPEVVDITWTSDESDVMVSGYQILYCALDDGHHGHNTHCNDSEKMIRFNRSDVGEHNLIRISSLIPFTRYSFRLQPFNDAGPGPISAPVVIRTLQGVPSPLEDVNMSLTSSSGFVDFTWSEPLRPNGVTYYEISYNGNSVRRNTTFVQLKVYGDTVYDVGVRACSTGGLCSAAIKKTFTTPIGAPSSPHLGKIMPSGPTTIKVYWDPPEHPNGPIKEYVIKTRPSLIANPQFENFKVVDVDRREDDVPVECGEEVGEDKEFRVEIFARTLNVHGLELDGESDTGTIDMCGAKNHVPDMVYILLIIPALIFVVLLFTIIYRQWFKESRKLNIYLSAIANVRKRSKRLQQLRIPKPMEPERETFDIINQCPSNIYIEDKLHKDKELIYHLLVTDGTTKNVPSSRGYTCMTKYKSCSVLSTRPESVRQDVCDAINGKGRSSGSNGYLPVGLGGRISKLTVPCVESLSKKLLSVPANSYLTQSLPRIDVLTTPSPYRDKKDVGWEHRGMRTIDKPKEVAKNPPKPIYRTEDVSVSDYCTLTEL, from the exons ATGAGAGCCAAGATCGACATTCATGAGGCAAAGTATGGGCCCTGGTCTGAGAATGTTACGCAGCAAACACTGGAAGAAG CACCAAGGGGACTAGTTGATGGTATCATATCGAAAAGCGAGAGGGTGGACAGTGACCCGTACAAAAGGAATGTTCGTTTGAGTTGGAAA GGTCTTGGTGTGGATAGCAGTTCCGTTTCATCTCCTTCTTTGAGATACGGTGTTGTCATTCGATCGCTGCAGCGCAACTGGACAACTAATGGTACATCTATAACTATACCAG ATCTGAACATGTTCTCAAAATGTTGTGGATCGATACATGCATTTAATAGTGGTGGCAACGGAGAGAGGGCGACATTTTGCATACCTGATAACAGTTCGG TGCCACGAATTCCATCAGTGAATTTCACATCACATCCTACATCGATCCTTGTATCTATATATACGCCCAAACTACCGAATGGGGTCATCCGAAAGTACGAGATCAGATGGAAGGAAGATTGCTCGACCTGTTTGGACTCCTGGTCGAATATGAC ATTTAATGTCACAAGCAAGGATTGGTTAGCCCCTAACTCActtattgagcaagatatttcACTCCTCCAGCCAAGTGCATGGTACATAATCGAGATAGAGGTATTCAACAAAGAAGGAAGTTCCAAACGTTCAAGGAGACTGAAGACCGGCCTTAATG CACCTTCTGCGCCTCCGCGTAATGTCACGATCACCACTGTCAAAGATGAGCCAGAAGTTGTGGATATTACCTGGACTTCTGATGAAAGTGATGTTATGGTCTCTGGTTATCAAATACTTTATTGTGCTTTGGATGACGGTCACCACGGGCACAACACACATTGCAATG ATTCTGAGAAGATGATCAGGTTCAACAGGTCAGATGTTGGCGAACACAATCTAATCCGGATCAGTAGCTTGATCCCATTCACCAGGTATTCGTTCCGACTCCAGCCATTCAACGATGCTGGTCCTGGCCCGATCAGCGCTCCGGTTGTGATAAGAACGCTTCAAGGAG TCCCTTCTCCTCTGGAAGATGTGAACATGTCACTGACGTCATCATCCGGGTTTGTTGATTTCACGTGGTCAGAACCTCTACGACCAAACGGCGTAACCTACTACGAAATCAGCTACAATGGAAACTCGGTCCGAAGAAACACAACGTTCGTTCAGCTCAAGGTCTACGGTGATACTGTCTATGATGTTGGTGTAAGAGCATGTAGTACAGGGGGTTTGTGTAGTGCAGCGATCAAGAAGACATTCACAACCCCTATTGGTG CACCATCGTCGCCACATCTCGGAAAGATCATGCCAAGTGGACCAACAACGATTAAGGTCTACTGGGACCCACCGGAACACCCAAACGGTCCTATCAAAGAATACGTCATCAAGACACGCCCGTCATTGATAGCTAACCCGCAATTCGAAAATTTCAAAGTCGTAGATGTCGACCGGAGGGAGGACGACGTCCCGGTCGAATGCGGGGAGGAAGTCGGAGAAGACAAGGAGTTTCGGGTCGAAATCTTTGCTCGCACGTTAAACGTACATGGGTTAGAACTGGACGGTGAGAGTGATACTGGAACAATTGACATGTGCGGGGCGAAAAATCACG TACCAGATATGGTCTACATACTTCTCATCATTCCAGCACTCATCTTCGTTGTCCTGCTCTTCACAATCATCTACCGCCAGTGGTTTAAGGAGTCTCGAAAACTGAATATTTACCTCTCGGCCATTGCTAACGTTCGGAAG AGGAGCAAGCGCCTCCAGCAATTACGCATCCCAAAGCCTATGGAGCCAGAACGTGAGACATTCGACATTATCAACCAGTGTCCATCCAATATTTACATCGAAGACAAACTACACAAAGACAAGGAACTCATTTATCACCTGCTGGTCACAGATGGGACAACCAAGAACGTGCCTTCTTCAAGGGGTTACACATGCATGACAAAGTACAAGTCGTGTTCGGTCTTATCAACACGTCCGGAGTCCGTGCGGCAGGATGTTTGTGACGCCATCAACGGCAAAGGCAGGTCGAGTGGTAGCAATGGTTACCTTCCGGTTGGACTCGGCGGTAGGATATCGAAGCTCACCGTCCCATGCGTCGAGTCACTGAGCAAAAAACTATTGTCGGTGCCGGCAAATTCTTACCTGACGCAATCTTTGCCGAGGATTGATGTATTGACAACCCCTTCCCCTTATCGAGACAAAAAGGATGTTGGATGGGAACATCGAGGTATGCGGACAATTGACAAACCGAAAGAGGTTGCAAAGAATCCACCAAAACCAATATATAGAACTGAGGATGTGTCTGTGTCTGATTATTGCACTCTAACAGAGTTATAG
- the LOC129272496 gene encoding putative methyltransferase DDB_G0268948, which translates to MSSMSRFFEDKDVAINYLQYRPHYSTEVAEIIVNYLAEYRKKPFETALDIGCGSGQLTRSLSPYFNDVLGVDISPAQIGVTKTAQNPQNVSFSVGKAEDLPVADSSLDLITSATASHYFDWSMFPKEVDRVLKPNGCLAVLGYDHLYIDHPNEAIRKKLEDCIESYLDYENKVRLKDYTPIQYQHLKEGYRTLQVPFDDQKR; encoded by the exons ATGTCCAGTATGAGTCGTTTCTTTGAAGACAAAGATGTTGCTATCAACTATCTACAATATCGACCACATTATTCCACGGAGGTTGCTGAAATAATCGTAAACTACCTTGCTGAATAT AGAAAGAAGCCATTTGAGACTGCCCTTGATATCGGCTGTGGGTCTGGTCAATTAACACGGTCCTTGTCACCTTACTTCAATGATGTATTGGGAGTTGACATTAGTCCTGCGCAGATCGGTGTTACAAAGACAGCTCAAAACCCCCAGAATGTGTCTTTCAG tGTTGGCAAAGCAGAAGATTTACCTGTTGCCGACTCTTCATTGGATCTTATTACATCGGCCACTGCGAGCCATTACTTTGACTGGTCAATGTTTCCCAAGGAGGTTGATCGCGTCCTTAAACCTAACGGATGTCTTGCTGTCTTAGGATATGACCATCTTTACATCGACCATCCAAATGAAGCGATAAGGAAGAAACTGGAAGATTGTATTGAGTCATATTTAGACTAT GAGAACAAAGTACGCTTGAAGGACTATACACCAATCCAGTATCAACACTTAAAAGAAGGATACAGAACTTTACAAGTTCCGTTTGATGACCAAAAACGGTAA